The following is a genomic window from Marinobacter sp. NP-4(2019).
TTGGCACCCTGAGCATGCTGGCGTTACCGCCGCTGTTCAGTCTGCTGGGGTACAGCGAGCCCGAAACGGGCCTGCTGCTGGGCGCCAGTATCCACGACGTGGCCCAGGCCGCTGGTGCGGGCTACCTGGTATCCGATACCGCTGGCGACATCGCCACACTCACCAAACTGTTACGGGTTGCCCTGCTGGCACCGCTGGTTCTGCTACTGGGTGCGCTGCTGAACCGCAACAGCGCCGGCAAGGCGGAACACCCCTGGTTTTTGCTGGGCTTCGTCACCTTGTTCGGCATGAACAGCCTGGGCTGGCTGCCAGATGACCTGCGCCAGGTCCTGGCCACCACGTCCCAGGCCTGCCTGCTGGTCACCATGGCCGCCCTCGGTATGCGCACCAGCCTGTCATCCCTGATTGCCCAAGGCTGGAAACCCTTTGCACTGCTGGCACTGCTCAGCACTCTGCTCGTCATCACGGCCATGGTATCCATGGCCACTTACTCACCCTGATATCAACTACAATTAGCCTATACGGAGGACTATCCCATGGCTGCACTTGGAACCGAAAGCGTCATCAGCGTCCATCACTGGAACGACACCCTGTTCAGCTTCAGGACCACCCGCGATCAGAGCCTGCGCTTTGAGAACGGCCACTTCGTGATGATCGGCCTGCCGGTGGACGGCAAGCCGCTACTTCGCGCTTACAGCATTGTCAGCGCCAACCATGAAGAGTACCTGGAATTTCTCAGCATCAAGGTGCCAAACGGGCCGCTGACCTCCCGCCTGCAGCATATCCAGGAGGGCGATTCACTGTTTGTCAGCCGCAAACCGGTGGGCACCCTGGTGATGCACGACCTGAACCCGGGCAAACACCTCTACCTGTTCGGCACCGGCACCGGGCTGGCACCGTTCATGAGCATCATTCGTGACCCGGAAACCTACGAGCGTTTTGACAAGGTGGTACTGGTACATTGCGTACGTGAAGTCAGCGAACTGGCCTATCACGATTACCTGACCAGCGAACTGCCCGGCCACGAGTTTCTGGCGGAGATCATCGGCGACAAGCTGATCTACTACCCCACCGTGACCCGGGAACCTTTCCGCAACCGGGGCCGCATCACCACCCTGGTGGAATCCGGCCAGTTGGCCAAGGATACCGGCCTGCCGCAACTGAATGCGGGCACCGACCGGGTCATGCTCTGCGGCAGCCCGGCCATGCTGAAAGACCTGTCCGCCATGCTCGACGGCCTTGGATTCAAAGCCTCGCCCCATCAAGGCGAGCCTGGCGACTACGTCATTGAACGCGCGTTCGTGGAACAATAACCGGGGGTATGACCATGTCCAGTCCAGTTTCCTACCTGCCGGCTCACCAGCAGAAGCGTCAGCCCCCGGAGCAAAAAGCAGTTCCGGGTGTGAAACACCTGATTGCTGTCGCCTCCGGCAAAGGCGGCGTCGGCAAATCGACGACCACCACTAACCTCGCCCTTGCGCTTGCCAGGGAGGGCGCTCGCGTCGGTGTGTTGGACGCCGATCTATACGGCCCCAGCCAGCCCCGCATGCTGGGCCTGAAAGGCATGCCCGACAGCCCGGATGGCAAAATCCTGGAACCCATGATTGGCCACGGCATCCAGACCATGTCCATCGGTTTTCTGGTGGATGATGAATCTCCCATCATCTGGCGCGGCCCGATGATCACCCAGGCGCTGACCCGACTGGTGTACGAGACTCGCTGGGACAACCTGGAT
Proteins encoded in this region:
- a CDS encoding ferredoxin--NADP reductase, with the protein product MAALGTESVISVHHWNDTLFSFRTTRDQSLRFENGHFVMIGLPVDGKPLLRAYSIVSANHEEYLEFLSIKVPNGPLTSRLQHIQEGDSLFVSRKPVGTLVMHDLNPGKHLYLFGTGTGLAPFMSIIRDPETYERFDKVVLVHCVREVSELAYHDYLTSELPGHEFLAEIIGDKLIYYPTVTREPFRNRGRITTLVESGQLAKDTGLPQLNAGTDRVMLCGSPAMLKDLSAMLDGLGFKASPHQGEPGDYVIERAFVEQ